The following coding sequences are from one Anopheles bellator chromosome X, idAnoBellAS_SP24_06.2, whole genome shotgun sequence window:
- the LOC131214034 gene encoding 32 kDa beta-galactoside-binding lectin lec-3-like, which produces MLTTFAGTLSSPVTVGHIFHLCVKSLDDAERVDINFQAEKSIDGDIPLQLSLRFEEKRMVWKAKLAGRWVQDAEQLNTEESRTALQSLNAGHTFSIFVLVGDEKYHIALANTHIGSFAIKGKLSDIKVVTITQDVHQVLAVDHRQSFPFPFPAIQVSDDTTYFSNDVPKPFLPGHVTILTAVPYGNPRGGFIIKFHENGSKKQALHFNPRFDPHYVVVRNSHATEALDFRQEERSGGFPFIIDQQFKLAIGFTEQEFKFAINGSHFEAYTYKTPRLLDVLNGFRIQCTNGLQLEVTAVDHHYSGTSDCTGYEQFSDPYADVFE; this is translated from the exons ATGTTGACCACCTTTGCCGGAACATTGTCTAGTCCGGTCACCGTAGGCCACATTTTCCATCTTTGTGTCAAATCGCTCGACGATGCGGAAAG GGTGGACATCAACTTTCAagcggaaaaatcgattgacgGTGACATACCGCTGCAACTATCGTTACGCTTCGAGGAGAAGCGCATGGTTTGGAAGGCAAAACTTGCTGGCCGCTGGGTGCAAGATGCTGAACAGCTGAACACTGAAGAATCGCGCACAGCACTGCAGTCGTTGAATGCCG GCCACACATTTTCCATCTTTGTGCTGGTTGGCGACGAGAAGTATCATATTGCATTAGCCAACACACACATTGGTTCGTTCGCAATCAAGGGAAAACTGAGCGATATCAAAGTCGTAACGATAACACAGGACGTACATCAAGTGTTGGCCGTGGACCACCGTcaatcgtttccgtttcccttTCCGGCAATTCAGGTATCCGACGATACGACCTATTTCTCCAACGACGTTCCTAAGCCTTTTTTACCAG GACATGTTACCATACTGACGGCGGTCCCGTATGGCAACCCTCGCGGGGGATTTATCATAAAGTTCCAtgaaaatggaagcaaaaagcAGGCATTGCACTTCAATCCCCGCTTCGATCCTCATTATGTTGTTGTTCGAAATTCACACGCCACCGAGGCGCTAGA TTTCCGCCAAGAAGAACGTTCCGGAGGCTTCCCATTTATTATCGACCAGCAGTTCAAGCTTGCCATCGGTTTCACGGAGCAGGAGTTTAAATTCGCCATCAACGGTAGTCACTTCGAAGCGTACACGTACAAAACTCCGCGTCTGTTGGACGTGCTCAATGGGTTTCGTATACAGTGCACCAACGGGTTGCAGTTGGAGGTCACCGCCGTGGACCATCACTATAGTGGCACATCGGACTGCACTGGCTACGAGCAGTTCTCCGATCCATACGCAGACGTGTTCGAATAA
- the LOC131214032 gene encoding inhibin beta chain isoform X1, translating to MVFGHQFFTFPSLNSIPSSMDSTMRVYNATLWIRLELKKKTKTKTNKGSTSSNPESHWNIHGGNKVLILWVFRIINSSKPTETMSKEEEFSKHTEMIAKHTIPLDSGLGWQQIDLTGAVRQWHGEKRNNSLKLFVDCSGCGNRIHLYIFEHAAHHHGSRKKTFLMKDGTATEGSVATLVDTLKYRKNQERKGSPYGEVADDDYNRPHLFVSLATSQVRRLRRRALDCTGAPNEQCCKQKFYVDFKALKWDDWIIRPHGYYANYCKGSCHLADKFSSEYHYVIDQYRRQSGNGASSSGLGKGHHMGNIAGSDGMAGIGAPIGGSGVGSSGGGGRRSDGGFGLAGIHQCCAPVKYSPMSLIFYGPDGRIIKQDLTKMIVEECGCP from the exons ATGGTTTTCGGGCATCAGTTTTTTACATTCCCTTCGTTGAACTCGATCCCTTCGTCGATGGACAGTACAATGCGTGTGTACAATGCCACGCTATGGATTCGCTTGgagctgaagaagaaaacaaaaacgaagacAAATAAGGGAAGCACCAGCTCTAACCCGGAGAGCCACTGGAACATTCACGGTGGTAACAAGGTGCTGATTCTATGGGTGTTTCGTATCATCAATAGCTCGAAGCCAACGGAAACGATGAGCAAGGAGGAG GAGTTTTCCAAACACACCGAGATGATAGCCAAGCACACGATTCCGTTGGATTCGGGTCTTGGCTGGCAGCAGATCGATCTGACCGGTGCCGTACGTCAGTGGCACGGTGAGAAGCGCAATAACAGCCTAAAACTGTTTGTCGACTGCTCCGGGTGCGGTAACAGGATCCACTTATACATCTTCGAACACGCGGCACACCACCACGGGAGCCGAAAAAAGACATTCTTGATGAAAGACGGGACAGCTACCGAAGGATCGGTTGCTACGCTTGTCGATACGCTGAAGTATCGCAAAAACCAGGAGCGGAAAGGATCACCGTACGGCGAAGTCGCAGATGACGACTACAATCGGCCGCATCTTTTCGTGAGCTTGGCCACGTCTCAGGTGCGCCGGTTACGCCGCCGGGCGCTGGACTGTACAGGAGCGCCCAACGAGCAGTGCTGCAAACAAAAGTTCTACGTCGACTTCAAAGCACTGAAGTGGGACGATTGGATTATACGGCCGCACGGGTACTACGCGAACTACTGCAAGGGTAGCTGCCATCTAGCTGACAAGTTTTCGTCCGAGTACCACTATGTGATTGATCAGTACCGGCGCCAGAGCGGCAACGGGGCCAGCAGTTCGGGGCTAGGTAAAGGCCACCACATGGGCAACATTGCTGGCAGTGACGGTATGGCTGGAATCGGTGCACCaatcggtggcagtggcgtCGGAAGTAGCGGAGGTGGGGGACGACGTAGCGACGGCGGATTCGGCTTGGCGGGAATCCATCAGTGTTGTGCCCCGGTGAAGTACTCGCCGATGTCCCTCATATTTTATGGCCCCGACGGACGCATCATCAAGCAAGACCTGACCAAAATGATCGTCGAAGAATGTGGATGTCCCTAA
- the LOC131214032 gene encoding inhibin beta chain isoform X2 produces the protein MRVYNATLWIRLELKKKTKTKTNKGSTSSNPESHWNIHGGNKVLILWVFRIINSSKPTETMSKEEEFSKHTEMIAKHTIPLDSGLGWQQIDLTGAVRQWHGEKRNNSLKLFVDCSGCGNRIHLYIFEHAAHHHGSRKKTFLMKDGTATEGSVATLVDTLKYRKNQERKGSPYGEVADDDYNRPHLFVSLATSQVRRLRRRALDCTGAPNEQCCKQKFYVDFKALKWDDWIIRPHGYYANYCKGSCHLADKFSSEYHYVIDQYRRQSGNGASSSGLGKGHHMGNIAGSDGMAGIGAPIGGSGVGSSGGGGRRSDGGFGLAGIHQCCAPVKYSPMSLIFYGPDGRIIKQDLTKMIVEECGCP, from the exons ATGCGTGTGTACAATGCCACGCTATGGATTCGCTTGgagctgaagaagaaaacaaaaacgaagacAAATAAGGGAAGCACCAGCTCTAACCCGGAGAGCCACTGGAACATTCACGGTGGTAACAAGGTGCTGATTCTATGGGTGTTTCGTATCATCAATAGCTCGAAGCCAACGGAAACGATGAGCAAGGAGGAG GAGTTTTCCAAACACACCGAGATGATAGCCAAGCACACGATTCCGTTGGATTCGGGTCTTGGCTGGCAGCAGATCGATCTGACCGGTGCCGTACGTCAGTGGCACGGTGAGAAGCGCAATAACAGCCTAAAACTGTTTGTCGACTGCTCCGGGTGCGGTAACAGGATCCACTTATACATCTTCGAACACGCGGCACACCACCACGGGAGCCGAAAAAAGACATTCTTGATGAAAGACGGGACAGCTACCGAAGGATCGGTTGCTACGCTTGTCGATACGCTGAAGTATCGCAAAAACCAGGAGCGGAAAGGATCACCGTACGGCGAAGTCGCAGATGACGACTACAATCGGCCGCATCTTTTCGTGAGCTTGGCCACGTCTCAGGTGCGCCGGTTACGCCGCCGGGCGCTGGACTGTACAGGAGCGCCCAACGAGCAGTGCTGCAAACAAAAGTTCTACGTCGACTTCAAAGCACTGAAGTGGGACGATTGGATTATACGGCCGCACGGGTACTACGCGAACTACTGCAAGGGTAGCTGCCATCTAGCTGACAAGTTTTCGTCCGAGTACCACTATGTGATTGATCAGTACCGGCGCCAGAGCGGCAACGGGGCCAGCAGTTCGGGGCTAGGTAAAGGCCACCACATGGGCAACATTGCTGGCAGTGACGGTATGGCTGGAATCGGTGCACCaatcggtggcagtggcgtCGGAAGTAGCGGAGGTGGGGGACGACGTAGCGACGGCGGATTCGGCTTGGCGGGAATCCATCAGTGTTGTGCCCCGGTGAAGTACTCGCCGATGTCCCTCATATTTTATGGCCCCGACGGACGCATCATCAAGCAAGACCTGACCAAAATGATCGTCGAAGAATGTGGATGTCCCTAA